The following DNA comes from Anaerostipes rhamnosivorans.
ATACCCTTTATACTCATAACCCTGTATAAACAGACGGTCAAAGTTTGGAACGAGAACATCAAAGAAGAAATGCTTCCTGTTGTGAGAAACTGCTTCCTGGATGAAATCAATCAAAAGTTCCCGTTTCATGATATAGACATCCATACTTTTCTTGCCGTAACGGTGTTTTGTCTCAGAATAACACATGTCAGTGATGCGTCCGCTCTCATCCGGTTTCAGGTAAACGCCGTCATAATCGCAGTTGGTAGCGTCATTACTGTTATCAAAATACATCATGGAAATGTCTGCTCCGCTCTCAATGTGCTTTTCCAGCATTTCATTAAAATCAGAGTTAAAGATCACATAGGAACGCCCTAACAGAATATACGGCTCGGAGGCTTTCTTAAGAAATCCTAATGTTCCTCTCAGACCGTCCATAACACTGGCGTATTCGCCTGACCTTCCGCTTCCGGATATGTAAGGAGGGAATGTATAGAGTCCTCCGCGTTTTCTGTTAAGTCCCCAGTCCTTTCCTGATCCCACATGATCCATCAGAGAACTGTAGTTGTATCTTGTCATGATTCCGACATTTTTGATCGCAGAGTTTACCATATTGCTCAGGAGGAAATCTATGGTCCGATATCTTCCGCCTACCGGAAGAGCCGATAAGCTCCTGGTACGCACCAAATCCTGAAGTTTTCTGTTTTCTTCTCCTGCGTTTATGATTCCAAGCATTTGATTTTCCATAGTTTCTACCTCCCTAGTGTAAAATAGATTCCGGATAGATCATTGCACCATCCTCAACGACTGCATCTTCCAGTACCACACTGTGATAGCCGATGACGGTAACCTCGTTGCCCTCTCCGACTTTGCTTCCTTCTTCCACAACAACTTCTTCGTCAATGATCGCTTTGTTGATCTCGCTGTTTTCCCGGACGATGGAATCCTTCATAATGACACTGTTCTTTACGACAGCTCCCTTTCCGATCTTTACGCCGGAATGGATGACACAGTTTTCCACCGTTCCTTCAATGAAAGAACCATCTGCAATGATGCTCTTTTTCACACTGGCACCCTCTGCTATGTAATGAGGAGGAAGTCCATAAGTCCTTGTGTAGACTTTCAGCTTGTCATCATTTAAGTTGAGCTGAGGATTTTCTTCCAATAGTTCCATGTTTGCTTCCCAAAGGCTGGAGATCGTTCCTACATCTCTCCAGTATCCGTCAAAGCTGTAAGCATACATCTTCTTTCCTTCCTCCAGCATTCTCGGAATGATATTCTTTCCGAAATCATGCTCGGAATCCGGATCATTGGCATCATCGATCAAATACTGGCGGATCAATTTCCATTTGAACACATAAATACCCATGGATGCTTTTGTGCTCTTTGGATGAGCCGGTTTTTCCTCAAACTCCTCGATCTTATTTTCCTCGTCCGTATTCATGATACCAAAACGCTTTGCTTCCTCCAATGTAACTTCCAGCACAGAGATTGTACAGT
Coding sequences within:
- the glgD gene encoding glucose-1-phosphate adenylyltransferase subunit GlgD, giving the protein MENQMLGIINAGEENRKLQDLVRTRSLSALPVGGRYRTIDFLLSNMVNSAIKNVGIMTRYNYSSLMDHVGSGKDWGLNRKRGGLYTFPPYISGSGRSGEYASVMDGLRGTLGFLKKASEPYILLGRSYVIFNSDFNEMLEKHIESGADISMMYFDNSNDATNCDYDGVYLKPDESGRITDMCYSETKHRYGKKSMDVYIMKRELLIDFIQEAVSHNRKHFFFDVLVPNFDRLFIQGYEYKGYVGCITSVEAYYNINMDLLKQDVQKELFFGKNKIYTRTSDSAPARYGIEANISNSLISSGCEVDGTVENSVIFRGCQIEKGAVIKNSIVMAEGFIGKGADINHTIMDRHVKIYSNAHLSGSKQHPVFIPKGASVNE
- a CDS encoding glucose-1-phosphate adenylyltransferase, which gives rise to MITKKECVAMLLAGGQGSRLFALTQKKAKPAVPYGGKYKIIDFPLSNCANSGIDTVGVLTQYEPLELNSYIGTGGFWDLDNMNGGAFVLPPYVRGEQGNWYRGTADAIYQNINFIDNYDPDHIIVLSGDQICCMDYQKMLNYHKKKGADCTISVLEVTLEEAKRFGIMNTDEENKIEEFEEKPAHPKSTKASMGIYVFKWKLIRQYLIDDANDPDSEHDFGKNIIPRMLEEGKKMYAYSFDGYWRDVGTISSLWEANMELLEENPQLNLNDDKLKVYTRTYGLPPHYIAEGASVKKSIIADGSFIEGTVENCVIHSGVKIGKGAVVKNSVIMKDSIVRENSEINKAIIDEEVVVEEGSKVGEGNEVTVIGYHSVVLEDAVVEDGAMIYPESILH